The following coding sequences are from one Arthrobacter sp. 24S4-2 window:
- a CDS encoding carbohydrate ABC transporter permease gives MSNAVSTAPRTAAARTGTEQTDKRKAALAWLTLPALFFFVVFALVPLVGVLILSFTSWDGIGAIGAAGLSNWLSVLVDPGLYNALGLTFLIMIVSWLVQTPISLLLGVFTAGSQRYRAALAVLYFLPLLLSSAAVAIAFKALLDPNFGLATGLGLPFLAQDWLGVPHLALGLVIFVIAWQFVPFHTLIYQGGVRQIPKSLYEAAQIDGAGTIKQFFHITLPQLKYTIITSSTLMVVGSLTYFDLIFVLTGGGPGNSTRILALDMYLRGFRANLMGPASVIAVILVVIGLALALFLQRLGGKDKQGSQLEGL, from the coding sequence ATGAGTAACGCCGTCTCCACCGCGCCCAGGACTGCCGCCGCCAGAACCGGCACTGAGCAAACCGACAAGCGTAAGGCTGCACTCGCGTGGCTGACCCTGCCCGCTTTGTTCTTCTTCGTGGTCTTCGCCCTCGTGCCGCTGGTCGGTGTACTCATCCTGAGCTTCACCAGCTGGGACGGCATCGGTGCCATCGGGGCTGCGGGCCTGAGCAACTGGTTGTCGGTGCTCGTGGACCCGGGCCTGTACAACGCTTTGGGACTGACCTTCCTGATCATGATCGTCTCCTGGCTCGTCCAGACTCCCATCAGCCTCCTCCTGGGAGTCTTCACTGCAGGAAGCCAGCGCTACCGGGCCGCCTTGGCAGTGTTGTATTTCCTGCCTTTGCTGCTCTCATCCGCTGCAGTCGCCATTGCTTTCAAGGCTCTGCTGGATCCGAACTTCGGCCTGGCCACGGGCCTTGGACTGCCCTTCCTTGCCCAGGACTGGCTGGGGGTACCGCATCTTGCCCTTGGTTTGGTCATCTTTGTGATCGCCTGGCAGTTCGTGCCGTTCCATACGCTCATTTACCAGGGCGGCGTGCGGCAGATCCCCAAATCGCTATACGAGGCGGCCCAGATCGACGGCGCGGGAACAATCAAGCAGTTCTTCCACATCACCCTCCCCCAGCTGAAGTACACCATCATCACCTCGTCCACCCTGATGGTCGTGGGGTCGCTGACGTACTTCGACCTGATCTTCGTCCTCACCGGCGGCGGCCCGGGAAACTCCACACGGATCCTGGCCCTGGACATGTACCTGCGCGGCTTCCGGGCCAACCTCATGGGCCCGGCGAGCGTCATCGCCGTCATTCTCGTAGTCATCGGCCTTGCACTGGCCTTGTTCCTCCAGCGCCTCGGAGGCAAGGACAAGCAGGGCAGCCAATTGGAAGGTTTGTAG
- a CDS encoding extracellular solute-binding protein: MKQPQTSRRSFLALAALAPFAAMVTSACGTSGPGASSGGGASMWYLSGEPNQTTMQKAVDAFGSANPDNKIAVTYFQNDAYKTKIKTAIGAGQAPTIIYGWGGGTLKTYAEANQVEDLTSWFDQNPDLKNKFFPAAFGAGTVNGKIYALPNQYVAPIVLFYNKELFEKAGAQPPKTWDDVMSLVKTFNGMGVAPFSLGGQSRWTSMMWLEYLLDRIGGAGVFKAIFEGKPNAWMDPAVIETGTKIQELVSAEGFIKGFSSITADSNADQALLFTGKAAMMLHGSWTYGAMKKGGQNFVQDGKLGFVQFPTVAGGKGDPKNGVGNPAQYMSISSKANDKEKEAAKKFFKDGILTETVIDTYINSGSVPIVNGIEDKLSTSPDKDFLNFVYDLAKNAPNFQQSWDQALSPTAAEALLNNIDQLFLKSITPQQFAENMNATLEK; encoded by the coding sequence ATGAAGCAACCCCAGACATCCCGGCGCTCTTTCCTCGCCCTTGCCGCCCTCGCACCCTTCGCCGCCATGGTGACCAGTGCCTGCGGAACATCGGGGCCTGGCGCCTCCAGCGGCGGGGGAGCCAGCATGTGGTACCTCTCCGGTGAACCGAACCAGACCACCATGCAGAAGGCGGTGGACGCCTTTGGTTCGGCGAACCCGGACAACAAGATCGCGGTGACGTACTTCCAGAACGACGCATACAAAACCAAGATCAAAACCGCGATCGGCGCAGGTCAGGCCCCGACCATCATCTACGGCTGGGGCGGCGGCACCCTGAAGACTTATGCCGAGGCTAACCAGGTAGAGGACCTGACCAGCTGGTTCGATCAGAACCCGGACCTGAAGAACAAGTTCTTCCCCGCCGCCTTCGGCGCAGGCACCGTCAACGGGAAGATCTACGCGCTGCCCAACCAATACGTCGCCCCGATCGTCCTGTTCTACAACAAGGAACTGTTCGAAAAGGCGGGCGCCCAGCCGCCAAAGACCTGGGACGATGTCATGTCGCTGGTCAAGACCTTCAACGGCATGGGCGTGGCACCCTTCTCTCTCGGTGGTCAGTCCCGCTGGACCTCGATGATGTGGCTTGAATACCTGCTCGACCGCATCGGGGGCGCCGGGGTATTCAAGGCCATCTTCGAAGGCAAGCCCAATGCCTGGATGGACCCTGCCGTGATCGAGACCGGCACCAAGATCCAGGAGCTCGTCTCGGCGGAAGGCTTCATCAAAGGCTTCTCCTCCATCACCGCCGACTCCAACGCGGACCAGGCGCTTCTGTTCACGGGCAAGGCCGCCATGATGCTGCATGGTTCCTGGACCTATGGCGCGATGAAGAAGGGCGGTCAAAACTTCGTCCAGGACGGGAAACTGGGCTTCGTCCAATTCCCCACCGTCGCCGGCGGCAAAGGCGACCCAAAGAACGGGGTGGGAAACCCTGCCCAGTACATGTCGATCTCCTCAAAGGCCAACGACAAGGAGAAGGAAGCCGCGAAGAAGTTCTTCAAGGACGGCATTCTGACCGAAACCGTCATTGACACCTACATCAACTCCGGATCAGTTCCCATTGTCAACGGCATCGAAGACAAGCTCTCCACTTCTCCGGACAAGGACTTCCTGAACTTCGTTTACGATCTGGCCAAGAATGCTCCGAACTTCCAGCAGTCGTGGGACCAGGCCCTGAGCCCCACCGCCGCCGAAGCCCTGCTGAACAACATCGACCAGCTGTTCCTGAAGTCGATCACACCGCAGCAGTTCGCCGAGAACATGAATGCCACCCTCGAAAAATGA
- a CDS encoding LacI family DNA-binding transcriptional regulator, with protein sequence MATKIRQAKPTLATVARQAGVSAPTVSKVVNGRDDVAPETRARILAALEHAGYQSPLQRRSAAEAGTVVEVVIDVLDSAYTVEVLNGILRFAAGADVEILVSVTGPAPSTRLGPEGRAQRIVDEGRAGMIVVTSAFSEAQLHAFRRRQIPVVVIDPLNPPSADVVSVGATNWAGGKAATEHLLELGHRRIAYIGGIEGAECNQARLHGYMAALMAQGVPVDPHYIISGGRFRRDSGVAGLKALLALEQRPTAIFAGSDSIALGVLSEAGRHGVRIPEDISLIGFDGTTQGEESVPALTSVAQPLEEMGRAALRSLLRQARGEVLDSHRVELATQVIVRDSTAPPAD encoded by the coding sequence ATGGCAACAAAGATCCGCCAAGCTAAGCCGACGCTTGCCACCGTGGCCAGGCAGGCAGGGGTATCGGCACCTACAGTCTCGAAGGTGGTGAACGGCCGTGACGACGTTGCGCCGGAAACCCGGGCCCGCATTCTGGCCGCACTGGAGCATGCGGGGTACCAGTCTCCCCTGCAGCGCCGTTCCGCCGCCGAGGCCGGCACCGTCGTCGAGGTGGTCATAGACGTCCTCGACTCGGCCTACACGGTTGAAGTGCTGAACGGGATACTGCGGTTCGCCGCAGGTGCCGATGTTGAGATTCTGGTAAGCGTCACCGGCCCGGCGCCCTCGACCCGGCTCGGCCCCGAGGGCCGAGCCCAGCGCATAGTGGACGAGGGAAGAGCGGGAATGATTGTGGTGACGTCAGCTTTCAGCGAGGCGCAACTGCATGCGTTCCGGCGGCGCCAGATTCCCGTCGTCGTGATTGACCCCCTAAATCCGCCTTCAGCCGATGTGGTCAGCGTAGGAGCGACCAATTGGGCTGGAGGCAAGGCCGCGACAGAACACTTGCTGGAGTTGGGGCACCGGCGCATCGCCTATATCGGCGGCATCGAGGGGGCTGAATGCAACCAGGCGCGCCTGCACGGCTACATGGCCGCCCTTATGGCCCAAGGCGTGCCCGTCGATCCTCACTACATTATTTCCGGCGGCAGGTTCCGCAGGGACAGTGGAGTGGCCGGGCTCAAGGCGCTGCTCGCGCTTGAGCAGCGGCCCACAGCCATCTTTGCCGGAAGCGACAGCATCGCATTGGGTGTTCTTAGCGAAGCGGGCCGTCACGGGGTCAGGATTCCCGAAGACATCAGTCTTATTGGCTTCGACGGGACAACTCAAGGCGAGGAGTCCGTCCCAGCGCTGACTTCCGTAGCCCAGCCGCTGGAGGAAATGGGGCGCGCAGCGCTGCGGTCATTGCTGCGCCAGGCCCGCGGGGAAGTTCTGGATTCCCATCGCGTCGAGCTGGCCACGCAGGTGATTGTCCGCGACTCCACAGCCCCTCCCGCGGACTGA
- a CDS encoding IS1182 family transposase encodes MNSGSQDGLFDEALVERVERFDDGIVEAGAGVNKRFKSFEPDAVMLVPPSLDEWLPGNHLARFIADLVSRELNLSRFYGSYGKTKGQPPYDPRLMVRVLLYGYCVGVRSSRELERACVDVVAFRWLAGQQAPDFRSIGRFRKRHLAALGNVFLQALELCRAAGMVSLGRVALDGTKVRANASRRKAMSYGRLTEKQRILAAEVSDMLADAEAVDREEDARFGADTRGDELPPDLADRQSRLAKMAAARKQLEEDAAAKARQEAEQKARDRGDDDGAAAAKGEEAAAKAEVRPRAQRNFTDPDSRIMKTADGSYHYCYNAQAVVDADHQVIVATDLNNTAVDVQQLVPMTERTAETLGRMPAQWTIDAGYCSAANLEHVKEIEAAGGTEFFIATGRLKHGEKVPETPRGRIPATATPKERMARKLKTKKGRAVYARRKAIIEPVFGQIHTRQGKHVLLRGLEQAKHEWELMAGCHNLLKLFTFKAKAGLNAPAGA; translated from the coding sequence ATGAATTCCGGTTCCCAGGATGGCCTTTTTGATGAAGCTCTCGTGGAGCGGGTGGAGCGTTTTGATGACGGGATCGTTGAGGCCGGCGCTGGTGTGAACAAGCGGTTCAAATCCTTTGAGCCGGACGCGGTGATGCTGGTCCCGCCGTCGCTGGATGAGTGGTTGCCGGGCAATCATCTGGCCCGGTTCATCGCTGATCTGGTGTCCCGGGAGCTGAATCTGTCCCGGTTCTACGGCTCGTATGGGAAGACGAAGGGCCAGCCGCCGTATGATCCGCGGTTGATGGTCCGGGTCCTGCTTTACGGCTACTGCGTCGGGGTGCGTTCCTCCCGGGAGTTGGAGCGGGCGTGCGTGGACGTGGTCGCGTTCCGTTGGCTGGCCGGGCAGCAGGCACCGGATTTCCGGTCCATCGGCCGGTTCCGCAAACGCCATCTCGCGGCGTTGGGGAACGTGTTCCTGCAGGCGCTGGAACTCTGCCGGGCCGCGGGCATGGTCTCCTTGGGCCGGGTTGCCCTGGACGGGACGAAGGTCCGGGCCAACGCGTCCCGGCGAAAGGCGATGAGCTACGGACGGCTGACCGAAAAACAGAGGATCCTCGCCGCGGAGGTCTCGGACATGCTCGCCGACGCCGAGGCCGTGGACAGGGAGGAGGATGCCCGGTTCGGGGCGGATACGCGCGGCGATGAGCTCCCGCCGGACCTGGCCGACCGGCAATCGCGGCTGGCGAAGATGGCCGCGGCCCGCAAACAGCTCGAAGAGGACGCGGCAGCCAAAGCACGCCAAGAGGCGGAGCAGAAAGCCCGGGACCGCGGCGATGACGACGGGGCGGCTGCGGCCAAGGGCGAGGAAGCCGCGGCCAAAGCGGAGGTCAGACCGAGGGCCCAGCGCAATTTCACGGACCCCGACTCCCGGATCATGAAGACCGCAGACGGCTCGTACCACTATTGCTACAACGCCCAGGCCGTGGTCGACGCGGACCATCAGGTCATCGTCGCCACCGATCTGAACAACACCGCGGTGGACGTGCAGCAACTGGTCCCGATGACCGAACGCACCGCCGAAACCCTGGGCCGGATGCCCGCCCAATGGACCATTGATGCCGGATATTGTTCAGCAGCCAACCTCGAACACGTGAAGGAAATCGAGGCCGCCGGCGGGACCGAGTTCTTCATCGCGACCGGCCGGCTCAAACACGGCGAAAAGGTTCCCGAGACGCCCCGGGGCAGGATCCCGGCCACCGCCACACCCAAGGAACGGATGGCGAGGAAACTCAAAACCAAGAAGGGCCGGGCCGTTTACGCGCGGCGCAAGGCGATCATCGAACCGGTCTTCGGGCAAATCCACACCCGCCAGGGCAAACACGTACTCCTGCGCGGCCTCGAACAAGCCAAACACGAGTGGGAACTGATGGCAGGCTGTCACAACCTGCTGAAATTGTTCACTTTCAAAGCCAAAGCCGGTCTCAACGCCCCGGCCGGAGCCTAA
- a CDS encoding carboxypeptidase-like regulatory domain-containing protein, with the protein MNDVARFHRILLAAAALLLLCGCINESREATLHSGLVTGYVLSAPACPVERVGQDCPPRPVSGAAVVALAGDAVRGSTLTDTAGAFSLTLADGRYVIKASNVGGYASTASKLVVISDQPVHITLIVDSGIR; encoded by the coding sequence GTGAATGACGTGGCTCGGTTCCACCGGATTTTGCTGGCCGCGGCGGCCCTGTTGCTGCTGTGCGGGTGCATCAACGAATCCCGGGAGGCGACACTCCATTCCGGGCTGGTCACTGGTTACGTCCTGTCGGCGCCGGCCTGTCCGGTCGAACGTGTTGGCCAGGACTGTCCGCCGCGCCCGGTATCCGGGGCCGCCGTCGTCGCCCTCGCCGGGGACGCCGTCCGGGGCTCAACGCTTACCGACACGGCAGGTGCCTTCAGCCTCACACTGGCTGACGGCCGTTATGTCATCAAGGCGAGCAACGTCGGCGGCTACGCCTCGACTGCTTCCAAGCTCGTAGTCATCTCGGACCAACCTGTTCACATCACACTGATTGTTGATAGCGGTATCCGCTGA
- a CDS encoding LysR family transcriptional regulator — MELRQLEYFVAVAEEQSFTRGAARVHVVQSAISAAIKALERELGAMLLDRSTKHVALTDAGAALLTKARITLQAAADARDAVGAVQGGLRGTVRIGTMTSVGLVDLAALLGTFHAQHPHVGIHVSAAPSGSQGLVEALSERRLDLALVSMPTTPRFAVDLLDIARVPIDLVVPNDHPLASPREVPLHDLTDVNFIDSPIGYGNRTIVDRAFADAGLARRVTMELPDIATVSDFVSHGLGVAFIPRFAIRPGAAVTVIDVTGTDLMWPMSLATPSDRRPSKAAAALFGLIRDSVRATP; from the coding sequence ATGGAACTGCGTCAACTTGAGTACTTCGTGGCTGTGGCCGAGGAGCAAAGCTTCACACGGGGCGCCGCCCGGGTCCACGTGGTTCAGTCGGCCATATCGGCAGCGATCAAAGCCCTCGAGCGCGAACTTGGTGCCATGCTGCTTGACCGCAGCACGAAACATGTCGCCTTGACGGACGCCGGGGCGGCCTTGCTAACCAAGGCGCGGATCACCCTGCAGGCCGCAGCGGACGCACGCGACGCTGTTGGCGCCGTCCAGGGCGGACTGCGCGGCACCGTCCGCATCGGAACGATGACCTCCGTCGGATTGGTCGATCTCGCGGCGCTCCTCGGAACGTTCCACGCACAGCATCCCCATGTGGGCATCCATGTCTCTGCTGCTCCCTCCGGGTCTCAGGGACTGGTCGAAGCCCTCAGCGAACGACGTCTCGACCTCGCCCTCGTTTCGATGCCCACCACACCACGCTTCGCCGTCGATCTCCTCGACATCGCTCGCGTACCGATCGACCTTGTCGTCCCGAACGATCACCCGCTCGCATCACCCAGGGAGGTTCCACTCCATGACCTCACCGACGTCAACTTCATCGACTCACCGATCGGCTACGGAAACCGCACCATCGTCGACCGCGCCTTCGCCGACGCAGGACTAGCCCGCCGGGTGACGATGGAACTTCCCGACATCGCCACCGTGAGCGACTTCGTCAGCCACGGTCTCGGTGTTGCTTTCATCCCCCGATTCGCCATCCGACCCGGCGCAGCAGTCACGGTCATCGACGTCACTGGCACCGACCTCATGTGGCCCATGTCCCTGGCCACTCCATCTGACCGACGCCCCAGCAAAGCTGCAGCCGCCCTCTTTGGCCTGATCCGTGATTCTGTCCGCGCCACCCCGTAG
- a CDS encoding MFS transporter → MSASTTSTTVASHQTVSVRPGHSPSRHHLGFWMIAFAFLVAMAFSAAPAPLYPLYQARDGLSTFMGTVIFAVYAVGVVISLVLAGHVSDWVGRKKILIPALVLEFAAAALFLAVPELWALLVARFISGLGIGMLTATATAHLHDLHVRHRPGASKQRFEIVSTAVNIGGIGLGPLVSGLLAQVLAEPLRTPYLVFGILIAVSIVAVLLTPETVGEQLVKPTYRPQRISADHGDRAGYIAAVASGFVAFAVFGVFTSVAPALIANMLEQPSRAISGLVVFAVFGAAAIAQTATSRLGLKTRQTGGLLAMAVGLVVLVIGMIGTNLPTFLIGGVVAGMGAGMLFKAAIGAVAAMAAPEKRGGALAGLFLISYVGLSVPALAIGIATLAISSTVAMTGLTVVLLIMLAIVRVLARRSPRR, encoded by the coding sequence ATGTCAGCTTCAACCACTTCAACAACAGTCGCCTCGCACCAGACAGTTAGCGTCCGGCCCGGGCATTCGCCGAGCCGTCATCACCTCGGGTTCTGGATGATCGCGTTCGCGTTCCTCGTCGCGATGGCCTTCTCCGCCGCCCCGGCACCGCTGTACCCGCTGTATCAGGCACGGGACGGGCTCTCGACGTTCATGGGCACGGTGATCTTCGCCGTGTATGCCGTCGGTGTGGTGATCAGCCTGGTCCTCGCCGGTCATGTCTCTGACTGGGTGGGGCGGAAGAAGATCCTGATCCCGGCGCTGGTGCTCGAATTCGCCGCCGCAGCGCTGTTCCTCGCGGTGCCCGAGCTGTGGGCGCTACTGGTGGCGCGGTTCATCTCAGGACTCGGGATCGGGATGCTGACCGCGACGGCGACCGCTCACCTTCATGATCTGCACGTCCGGCACCGTCCGGGAGCATCGAAGCAGCGCTTCGAGATCGTGTCCACCGCCGTGAACATCGGCGGCATCGGCCTCGGTCCGCTCGTCAGTGGCCTGCTCGCCCAGGTCCTTGCCGAACCGCTGCGCACGCCGTACCTGGTCTTCGGCATCCTGATCGCCGTGAGCATCGTCGCCGTGCTGCTCACGCCCGAGACGGTCGGGGAGCAGCTTGTGAAGCCGACATACCGTCCGCAGCGCATCAGCGCCGACCACGGTGACCGCGCGGGTTACATCGCCGCCGTCGCCTCGGGCTTCGTCGCCTTCGCCGTGTTCGGCGTCTTCACCTCCGTCGCTCCGGCCCTTATAGCAAACATGCTTGAACAGCCCTCCCGGGCGATCTCCGGGCTCGTCGTTTTTGCCGTGTTCGGTGCAGCCGCCATCGCCCAGACTGCCACCAGCCGCCTGGGGCTCAAGACCCGCCAGACCGGCGGGCTCCTCGCGATGGCTGTCGGTCTCGTCGTGCTCGTGATCGGCATGATCGGCACGAACCTCCCGACGTTCCTGATCGGCGGCGTGGTGGCCGGCATGGGAGCAGGCATGCTCTTCAAAGCAGCTATCGGCGCCGTCGCGGCCATGGCCGCGCCCGAAAAGCGCGGCGGAGCACTCGCCGGCCTGTTCCTCATCTCCTACGTCGGACTCAGCGTTCCCGCACTCGCGATCGGGATCGCCACCCTAGCCATCTCCTCAACCGTCGCGATGACCGGGCTCACCGTGGTTCTGCTGATCATGCTCGCCATCGTCCGAGTGCTCGCTCGCCGCAGCCCGCGCCGGTAG
- a CDS encoding nuclear transport factor 2 family protein, which yields MVRRQYLASAAGDLEALRATMAPDVEWTEMAGFPLAGTYRTPTGVTKKRHGRTRRDWDGWAAHDDTYVVDGENVVVLASYTAIHKRSRKPLNVHVAHHFTVRGGLIVRFEQFVATALVRDAAEHSSD from the coding sequence GTGGTCCGCCGCCAGTATCTCGCCTCCGCGGCCGGAGACCTCGAAGCCCTGCGCGCCACCATGGCCCCGGACGTGGAATGGACCGAGATGGCCGGGTTCCCCCTCGCCGGAACCTACCGGACACCGACAGGCGTCACCAAAAAACGTCATGGAAGAACTCGCCGGGACTGGGACGGCTGGGCCGCCCACGACGACACCTACGTCGTCGACGGCGAAAACGTTGTAGTGCTGGCCAGCTACACCGCCATCCACAAACGCAGCCGAAAACCCCTCAACGTCCACGTCGCACACCACTTCACCGTCCGCGGCGGCCTCATCGTCCGCTTCGAACAGTTTGTCGCCACAGCACTGGTCAGGGACGCAGCGGAACACTCGTCGGACTAA
- a CDS encoding MBL fold metallo-hydrolase yields the protein MTPLNYTIIDAPDSSLNKTSVLVTGESEALLVDAGFTRADGHRIVARILDSGKSLQTVLITAGDPDFYFGAEVIAEAFPEARFLAPDDVIEHIKDTYEKKLVSWAHLGANLPSRLITIAPLTETRLTVDGVNLEVRRASKNLGDRAWFVYEPVDGVLLGGVLLFEGLHVWTADSPTREQREEWIRVLDSFEALNPSFVSAGHRTTGSPTDLTSIQHTRDYLRFFETTVADAPDAAAAETTLKAAYPDAGLGIAATLGTKVAKGEMTWG from the coding sequence ATGACCCCGTTGAACTACACCATCATCGACGCGCCGGATTCGTCCCTGAACAAGACCAGCGTCCTGGTAACCGGTGAATCCGAAGCACTTCTCGTTGACGCCGGGTTTACCCGCGCCGACGGCCACCGGATTGTCGCCCGGATACTCGACTCGGGAAAGTCCCTTCAGACAGTCTTGATCACCGCCGGCGATCCTGACTTCTACTTCGGGGCCGAGGTCATCGCCGAGGCTTTCCCGGAGGCTCGTTTCCTTGCCCCGGATGACGTGATCGAACACATTAAGGACACCTACGAGAAAAAGCTGGTGTCCTGGGCGCACCTGGGCGCCAACCTGCCCTCACGCCTGATCACCATCGCACCGCTGACAGAGACACGCCTGACCGTTGACGGCGTCAACCTTGAGGTACGCCGGGCCAGCAAGAACCTCGGTGACCGCGCGTGGTTCGTATACGAGCCAGTCGATGGCGTGCTCCTCGGCGGTGTCCTCCTCTTCGAAGGACTGCATGTATGGACCGCAGACTCGCCCACCCGCGAGCAGCGCGAGGAGTGGATCCGCGTACTGGATAGCTTCGAGGCCCTCAACCCCAGCTTCGTCTCCGCAGGCCACCGCACCACCGGCTCGCCCACGGACCTGACCTCAATCCAACACACCCGCGACTACCTGCGGTTCTTCGAAACAACTGTTGCGGACGCTCCCGATGCCGCCGCAGCGGAAACCACGCTGAAGGCCGCCTACCCCGACGCCGGCCTGGGCATTGCCGCCACGCTGGGCACCAAGGTCGCCAAGGGGGAGATGACCTGGGGCTGA
- a CDS encoding AraC family transcriptional regulator has protein sequence MGQPDIRPVRYTPSPAASGEIELMSLRQMRKRGGLNEFVSAQRLDFDLLFRIDSGSTTHTVDFQEYLLAPGDAMWVRAGQVQQWGSISDIDGPVLLFTPAALENRIHQQITTSVTTPPNHFPADALSGSSETDAALAQAFTIAGNGQGNALRRLALAHAISVALLLLVVSASEESVRGRKQAHEAFIWFRENIDENFRTRRTVQDYAARLGYSTRTLNRLSRENTGLTAKQLIDERIVLEAKRALAHGASSVATIAEEVGFDDPSNFSKYFRQRVGIAPAAFRDAAKGEARQAD, from the coding sequence ATGGGACAACCGGATATTCGCCCGGTCCGCTACACCCCGTCGCCGGCGGCATCCGGAGAGATAGAACTGATGTCGCTGCGCCAGATGCGCAAGCGAGGCGGGCTCAATGAGTTCGTTTCCGCTCAGCGCTTGGACTTCGACCTGCTCTTCCGGATCGACTCCGGCTCGACGACACATACTGTGGACTTTCAGGAGTATCTCCTTGCCCCTGGTGACGCCATGTGGGTGCGGGCGGGCCAGGTTCAGCAGTGGGGTTCCATCAGTGACATCGATGGCCCCGTGCTGCTATTCACCCCCGCAGCCCTCGAGAACCGGATCCATCAGCAGATCACCACATCCGTGACAACCCCACCCAACCACTTTCCAGCAGATGCCCTCTCCGGATCATCGGAGACGGACGCAGCACTGGCGCAGGCCTTCACCATTGCCGGCAACGGACAAGGAAACGCTCTGCGCAGGCTGGCCCTGGCCCATGCCATTTCAGTCGCGCTCCTGCTCCTGGTCGTGTCCGCCTCAGAGGAAAGCGTTCGAGGTCGGAAACAGGCGCACGAGGCATTCATCTGGTTCAGGGAGAATATTGACGAGAATTTCCGAACACGTCGAACGGTGCAGGACTATGCCGCCCGGCTTGGTTACTCCACCCGAACACTCAACCGGCTAAGCCGTGAGAACACAGGGCTCACCGCCAAGCAGCTCATCGATGAACGGATAGTTCTCGAAGCAAAAAGGGCTCTGGCGCATGGCGCCTCCTCCGTGGCCACGATCGCTGAGGAAGTAGGCTTCGACGACCCGTCTAACTTCTCCAAGTACTTCCGCCAGCGTGTGGGTATTGCCCCAGCGGCCTTCCGCGACGCCGCCAAAGGAGAGGCGCGACAGGCAGACTGA
- a CDS encoding DoxX family protein, which yields MNIVLWIITAVLALLFLAAGTMKIAQPKAKLAAAGQGWVEDFSDGAVKRIGALEILAALGLILPAVLGIATVLVPTAAAGLFLLMAGAGITHNRRHEKPNVIINLVLGILAAGVAIARFGPFGL from the coding sequence ATGAACATCGTCCTCTGGATCATCACGGCCGTACTCGCCCTTCTCTTCCTGGCGGCAGGAACCATGAAAATCGCCCAACCGAAAGCGAAGCTTGCGGCCGCCGGCCAAGGGTGGGTGGAAGACTTCTCCGACGGCGCCGTCAAGCGCATCGGCGCACTCGAAATCCTCGCCGCCCTGGGCCTCATCCTGCCGGCAGTACTGGGTATAGCCACAGTGCTGGTGCCCACAGCCGCGGCCGGGCTCTTCCTTCTTATGGCAGGTGCGGGCATCACTCATAATCGTCGCCACGAAAAGCCCAATGTAATCATCAACCTCGTTTTGGGCATCCTTGCCGCTGGTGTCGCCATTGCCCGGTTCGGCCCGTTCGGCCTCTGA